A DNA window from Flavisolibacter ginsenosidimutans contains the following coding sequences:
- the rnhA gene encoding ribonuclease HI gives MTQQITIYTDGSSRGNPGPGGYGAVLMYGDKRKELSAGYRKTTNNRMELMGVIAALEALKKPGLNITLYTDSQYIVKALNEGWLNKWLATNFAKGKKNKDLWVRFYNLYTHHHIKFVWVKGHADNPFNNRCDVLATTAADGKNLLVDEGYEMDVNNLLL, from the coding sequence ATGACACAACAAATCACTATTTATACCGACGGTTCTTCACGCGGCAATCCCGGTCCCGGCGGCTACGGTGCGGTTTTAATGTACGGCGATAAACGGAAAGAACTTTCCGCCGGTTACCGTAAAACCACCAACAACCGCATGGAATTAATGGGCGTGATTGCCGCATTGGAAGCCTTAAAAAAACCGGGATTGAATATCACCCTTTACACCGACAGCCAGTACATTGTAAAAGCGCTGAACGAAGGCTGGTTAAACAAATGGCTGGCAACAAATTTTGCCAAGGGCAAAAAAAACAAAGACCTCTGGGTGCGTTTTTACAATTTGTACACGCACCACCACATCAAATTTGTTTGGGTGAAAGGCCACGCCGATAATCCTTTCAACAACCGCTGCGACGTGCTGGCGACAACGGCCGCCGATGGAAAAAATTTGCTAGTGGACGAAGGCTACGAAATGGACGTAAACAATTTACTGCTATAA
- the manA gene encoding mannose-6-phosphate isomerase, class I, producing MKSMYKLRGVVQPYSWGGTDFIPQLLNIINHDKKPFAEYWLGAHPNAPAILDETNTSLHQFIASHPKETLGENVAVKFGSLPYLFKILDVKQMLSIQVHPSKAVAEEEFEKENKKGIALNASNRNYKDKNHKPELMVALSDFWLLHGFKPEVELKETLNGVEELRPLLPVFEQRGYKGLYGDVMTMPQEKVDEVLRPLVQKILPLYESGELQKTSEDFWAARAVLTFCKNDSYDRGIFSIYFFNLLHLSEGEAIYQAAGLPHAYLEGQNVEVMANSDNVLRAGLTDKHVDVPELMKHVKFEATHPKIIRASNAAEQAFDAPVEEFFLKRYKTGNVVSLSPKNGTVLFVYEGEAKAKANEDAVELKRGEALFLPPGNKISVSALSGELTFYTVAAALDKK from the coding sequence ATGAAAAGCATGTACAAACTTAGAGGCGTGGTGCAACCGTACAGTTGGGGCGGCACTGATTTTATCCCGCAACTTTTAAATATTATCAACCACGATAAAAAACCTTTCGCGGAATACTGGCTTGGTGCGCATCCAAATGCCCCGGCTATTTTAGACGAAACGAACACTTCGCTTCATCAATTCATCGCAAGTCACCCAAAAGAAACCTTGGGAGAAAATGTTGCGGTCAAATTTGGTTCGCTGCCTTACCTGTTTAAGATACTCGACGTGAAACAGATGCTTTCCATTCAGGTGCATCCGTCGAAGGCTGTAGCCGAAGAAGAATTTGAAAAAGAGAATAAAAAAGGCATTGCGCTAAACGCATCCAATCGCAATTACAAAGACAAAAATCACAAGCCGGAGTTAATGGTTGCGCTAAGCGATTTTTGGCTGCTGCACGGTTTCAAACCTGAAGTGGAATTAAAAGAAACTCTAAACGGCGTAGAAGAACTTCGGCCTTTGTTGCCCGTATTTGAACAGCGTGGCTACAAAGGCTTATACGGCGACGTGATGACGATGCCGCAAGAAAAAGTGGATGAAGTGCTTCGACCGTTGGTACAAAAAATCCTTCCGCTTTACGAATCGGGTGAACTGCAAAAAACTTCGGAAGATTTTTGGGCGGCCCGCGCCGTGCTTACTTTCTGCAAGAATGATTCGTACGACAGAGGCATCTTCTCCATTTATTTTTTTAACCTGTTGCATTTATCCGAAGGCGAAGCCATTTACCAGGCCGCCGGTTTGCCGCACGCTTACCTGGAAGGACAAAACGTAGAAGTAATGGCCAACTCCGACAACGTTTTGCGGGCAGGCTTAACCGATAAACACGTGGATGTACCCGAACTGATGAAGCACGTGAAGTTTGAAGCCACGCATCCGAAAATCATTCGTGCAAGCAATGCGGCCGAACAAGCCTTTGACGCACCGGTGGAAGAGTTTTTTTTAAAAAGATACAAGACGGGAAACGTTGTTTCGTTGTCGCCGAAAAACGGGACTGTGCTTTTTGTTTACGAAGGCGAAGCCAAAGCAAAGGCAAACGAAGATGCAGTAGAATTAAAAAGGGGAGAAGCCTTGTTTCTTCCTCCGGGCAATAAAATTTCTGTATCAGCATTAAGCGGTGAACTTACCTTTTACACCGTTGCCGCGGCGCTGGATAAAAAGTAA
- a CDS encoding DUF6580 family putative transport protein, which produces MKGNKSLLLTFGLLILAASLYRVWPGRPYGFAPQMAMALFGGAVTKDRRLAFLLPLLSMVLSDVLYQVLYVKGITQIQGVYDGQWLNYLLIAGLTAFGFLLKKITVLRVAAFSITGSIIFFLASNFEVWAGGGGLQRPKTFDGLLMCYYDGLAFLRDYGLIKGFYGNIFLGDLFFCTLLFGSFYLLQRMVLQPKRQLA; this is translated from the coding sequence ATGAAAGGAAACAAATCGCTTTTGCTCACGTTTGGCTTGTTGATTTTAGCGGCTTCGCTGTACAGGGTTTGGCCCGGAAGGCCGTATGGTTTTGCGCCGCAAATGGCGATGGCTTTATTTGGCGGTGCGGTGACAAAAGACAGACGTTTGGCTTTTTTGCTTCCCTTGCTTTCGATGGTTCTTTCCGATGTGCTTTACCAGGTTTTGTACGTTAAAGGCATTACGCAAATACAAGGAGTTTATGATGGTCAGTGGCTGAATTATTTGCTCATTGCCGGCTTAACAGCTTTCGGATTTTTATTAAAGAAAATAACGGTGCTACGTGTGGCTGCATTTTCAATCACCGGCTCAATCATTTTTTTCTTGGCATCCAACTTTGAAGTGTGGGCAGGTGGCGGTGGACTGCAACGTCCTAAAACTTTTGATGGCCTACTGATGTGCTATTACGATGGGCTTGCGTTTTTGCGCGACTACGGTTTAATCAAAGGTTTCTATGGAAATATTTTCCTGGGTGATCTCTTCTTTTGCACGCTTTTGTTCGGAAGCTTTTATCTTCTCCAACGAATGGTTCTTCAACCAAAACGCCAGTTGGCTTAA